In a genomic window of Dyadobacter fermentans DSM 18053:
- a CDS encoding DUF1573 domain-containing protein — protein MKVFFSALVLILGLTTVSFAQKGVLKFKEETHKFGKVPQGTPVTHEFVFTNTGSDPVILSNVTVSCGCTTPVWSKEPVLPGKTGSVKATFNAAAAGPFNKPVTVFSNTEGGSITLYLNGEVVPKTAAKSSK, from the coding sequence ATGAAAGTATTCTTTTCAGCACTGGTATTGATCCTCGGGCTGACCACCGTAAGTTTTGCACAAAAAGGTGTATTGAAATTCAAGGAAGAGACGCACAAATTCGGCAAAGTACCACAAGGCACTCCTGTTACCCACGAGTTTGTATTTACCAACACCGGCTCCGATCCCGTGATTCTTTCCAACGTAACCGTGTCATGCGGATGTACCACACCCGTATGGTCGAAAGAGCCTGTACTTCCAGGTAAAACCGGTTCGGTAAAAGCTACTTTCAATGCTGCTGCAGCAGGTCCTTTCAATAAGCCTGTAACCGTTTTCAGCAATACTGAAGGTGGTTCTATCACGCTTTATCTCAATGGAGAGGTGGTTCCCAAAACAGCTGCCAAGTCTTCCAAATAA
- a CDS encoding alpha-ketoacid dehydrogenase subunit alpha/beta: MLQNDSLTGSSVLSKEDIIDDYRLACESRQVSLLGRKDTMGGRSKFGIFGDGKEVAQIALSKVFQPGDFRSGYYRDQTIEAAVGNLTWQQFFAQMYAHANLEHEPNTGGRSMNGHFSTRWVDGNGDWLDQTKLYNSVCDISSTAGQIPRSVGLAYASKLFRENADLHSMTTFSRKGSEVVFSTIGDASTSQGMFWEAMNAAGVLQIPLIVSVWDDGYGISVPIEYQTTKGSISKALAGLQRNEDGDGIEIFTVNGWDYPALVETYQKAAKVSREQHVPVLVHVTELTQPQGHSTSGSHERYKSKQRLQWEREHDCNVRFRDWILKNGYATDDELEEIEREAKEKALHERNAAWQAYRKELDAEFNDTIQRLQSVAGGSSFAAEVNNVILELQKTYLPVRRDMIAAVRKVLRIIGKEQNPQVNALKAFLQENLSVNKERFNTHLYSETKYSPMLVEPVKPVFSDSSPTVDGREVIRSYFNALFEKDLRVVALGEDIGLIGDVNQGFAGLQEKYGEIRITDTGIRETTIIGQGIGMAMRGLRPIVEIQYFDYIYYALATLTDDLASLRYRTAGGQRAPLIIRTRGHRLEGIWHSGSPMGTMLSSLRGLHVAVPRNFTQAAGLYNTLIQGDDPALMVEPLNSYRQKEIMPDNLGEYCIPLGQPEILREGNDLTIVTYGSMCRIVMEAASQLQNSGIDVEVIDVQTLLPFDVDNRIVESIRKTNRVIFADEDLPGSASGYMMQQVLEKQQAYRWLDSAPVTIAAKDHRPPYGSDGDYFSKPNMDDIFETVYEIMREAAPDKYPELFNA, translated from the coding sequence ATGCTTCAAAATGATAGTTTGACCGGTTCCAGTGTTTTGAGTAAAGAGGACATTATCGATGATTACCGCCTAGCATGCGAAAGTCGTCAGGTAAGTTTGCTGGGGAGGAAGGATACCATGGGCGGCCGTTCTAAATTCGGGATTTTTGGAGATGGTAAAGAGGTAGCGCAGATTGCACTTTCCAAAGTTTTTCAGCCCGGCGATTTTCGCTCGGGATATTATCGGGACCAGACCATCGAAGCGGCTGTCGGGAACTTAACCTGGCAGCAATTTTTTGCCCAAATGTATGCCCACGCCAACCTCGAACATGAGCCTAACACCGGCGGGCGCTCGATGAACGGCCACTTCTCCACCCGCTGGGTAGATGGAAACGGCGACTGGCTCGACCAGACAAAATTGTACAATTCCGTTTGTGATATTTCTTCCACCGCCGGGCAGATCCCCCGCTCGGTAGGCCTCGCTTATGCATCCAAATTATTTCGTGAGAATGCCGATCTGCACAGCATGACCACATTCTCGCGCAAAGGCAGCGAGGTGGTTTTCTCGACGATCGGCGATGCTTCCACGTCTCAGGGAATGTTCTGGGAAGCGATGAATGCGGCCGGCGTTTTGCAGATCCCGCTAATCGTTTCGGTTTGGGATGATGGTTACGGAATATCGGTTCCTATTGAATATCAGACTACTAAAGGCAGTATTTCAAAAGCGTTGGCAGGCTTGCAGCGCAATGAGGACGGCGACGGTATCGAGATCTTCACCGTGAATGGCTGGGATTATCCTGCGCTTGTTGAAACTTATCAAAAGGCGGCCAAGGTGAGCCGCGAACAGCACGTGCCGGTGCTCGTACACGTCACTGAACTTACGCAGCCTCAGGGACATTCCACATCCGGCTCGCACGAGCGTTACAAATCGAAACAGCGGTTGCAATGGGAGCGCGAGCACGACTGCAATGTGCGTTTCCGCGACTGGATACTGAAAAACGGCTATGCTACCGACGACGAGTTGGAGGAAATCGAGCGCGAAGCCAAGGAAAAGGCCCTCCATGAGCGCAACGCGGCATGGCAGGCCTACCGGAAGGAGCTGGACGCCGAGTTTAACGACACCATTCAGCGGCTGCAATCGGTAGCGGGCGGCAGTTCATTCGCGGCCGAGGTAAACAATGTGATTCTTGAACTTCAAAAAACCTATCTGCCCGTTCGCAGGGATATGATTGCAGCTGTGCGGAAGGTTTTGCGGATCATCGGAAAAGAGCAAAATCCGCAGGTAAATGCCTTGAAAGCGTTTTTACAGGAGAACCTGAGCGTCAACAAGGAGCGTTTCAATACCCATTTATACAGCGAAACCAAATACTCACCCATGCTCGTGGAGCCGGTGAAACCCGTGTTTTCAGACAGCAGCCCGACGGTGGACGGCCGCGAGGTAATCCGCTCGTATTTCAATGCGCTTTTTGAGAAGGATTTACGGGTGGTTGCATTGGGAGAAGACATCGGTTTGATCGGCGATGTAAATCAGGGCTTTGCAGGATTACAGGAAAAATACGGCGAAATCCGCATTACCGACACCGGAATCCGCGAAACGACGATCATCGGTCAGGGAATAGGGATGGCCATGCGAGGCCTTCGCCCGATCGTGGAAATACAATATTTCGACTACATCTACTACGCACTGGCCACGCTTACCGACGACCTGGCATCGCTCCGGTACAGGACCGCAGGAGGCCAGCGGGCACCGCTCATCATCCGCACACGGGGACACCGGCTCGAAGGCATCTGGCACTCCGGCTCGCCGATGGGCACCATGCTCAGCAGCTTGCGCGGCCTGCACGTGGCGGTTCCACGGAACTTCACCCAGGCGGCGGGACTTTACAATACATTAATACAAGGCGACGACCCCGCATTGATGGTGGAACCGCTGAATTCATACCGCCAGAAGGAAATTATGCCCGACAATCTGGGCGAATACTGCATTCCACTGGGCCAGCCTGAAATTTTAAGAGAGGGAAATGACCTCACCATTGTTACTTACGGCTCAATGTGTCGTATTGTAATGGAGGCCGCTTCTCAATTGCAAAATTCAGGAATTGATGTTGAAGTCATCGATGTGCAAACTTTGCTGCCTTTCGATGTCGACAACCGGATAGTGGAGTCCATTAGAAAAACCAACCGGGTCATTTTCGCCGACGAGGACCTGCCCGGAAGCGCATCAGGCTATATGATGCAGCAGGTTTTGGAAAAACAGCAGGCATACCGCTGGCTCGATTCGGCGCCGGTAACCATCGCTGCGAAAGATCACCGCCCGCCATACGGCTCGGACGGCGACTATTTTTCGAAACCGAACATGGACGACATTTTTGAAACAGTTTACGAAATCATGCGAGAAGCGGCCCCAGATAAATATCCGGAGCTGTTTAACGCATGA
- a CDS encoding sugar transferase, which translates to MYRSKGKRILDILMAATGLITSLPFFVLLPPVLWVYFKCNPFFTQQRPGHYGRLFTILKFRTMFPDGRPVCRFGKLLRKTSLDELPQFWNVLRGEMSIVGPRPLLADYLALYNSHQHLRHNVKPGITGLAQISGGNGLSWNEKFDYDRYYVESHSLSLDCRIIFTTFSKAFSLRKTDGTEVSPFNGNAVC; encoded by the coding sequence ATGTATCGTTCAAAAGGAAAAAGAATTTTAGACATTCTCATGGCGGCAACGGGGCTCATTACCTCGTTGCCGTTTTTTGTGCTGCTACCGCCGGTTTTGTGGGTGTATTTCAAATGCAATCCGTTTTTTACGCAGCAGCGGCCGGGGCACTATGGGCGGCTATTCACTATTCTCAAATTCAGGACGATGTTTCCCGACGGACGTCCGGTTTGCAGGTTTGGGAAATTGCTCCGCAAAACTTCGCTGGATGAATTGCCGCAGTTCTGGAACGTGCTGCGTGGCGAAATGAGCATCGTCGGGCCGCGGCCGTTGCTGGCGGACTACCTGGCTCTTTATAACTCACACCAGCATTTGCGCCACAATGTAAAACCCGGTATAACCGGGCTGGCACAAATCAGCGGCGGCAACGGGCTCAGCTGGAACGAAAAGTTTGACTATGACCGATATTATGTCGAAAGCCATTCCCTGTCGCTCGACTGCCGGATCATTTTTACGACGTTCAGCAAAGCATTCTCCCTCCGAAAAACCGACGGGACCGAAGTTTCACCATTCAATGGCAATGCCGTATGCTGA
- a CDS encoding putative LPS assembly protein LptD — protein MQKQAGADTSRAGQPGASVPRGAVNADSTLANNGLSADSTAADTLRNPDDLENTVEYTAEDSTIMDAVLKQVHLYGNAEVNYGTINLKANYIRLNWVTNEVYAVGTYDSTAKKMAGEPIFQDGPETYNTKEIRYNFKSKKALIQGIVTQEGDGNIRGEKVKKDTEGNFYIRHSIYTTCNLTHPHYFINAPKIKMVNKKQVISGPFNLVISDVPLPIALPFGFFPFPKKKENGTSGVIFPTYGEEPNGRGFYLRDGGYYFAINEYVNAILTGQIYSNGSWGLGLQSTYIKRYQYSGNISLRFNKNKSSDELQRTLGRGGTNDFSIVWSHAPKPRGNSQFSANVNVSSNTYNQQQAFDVNRYTSNVASSSVQYNRTFGQYMRAAASLRVNQNFGQINPQSGLREGGKTNVSSDFSFGVNQIAPFALKGGRGRWYESFRLGLDFNGNYALANALTAVDTSYNSLGFVITDAKIDTTRLNKTKVVAFNLNNLPEMLKDAQFTGRYSLPISLPNFKVLRFVNITPSMSLSGEVFTKQYRYTQTGRDSIKIDTLRKVGTEYSYNFGAGMNTRFYGTFFFGGKRLEAIRHTVIPSVSFTYTPDFTGEAFGFYERIQVVDKKGNVRDLSLSKFRGVGSGIGNGRASSVISFSLNNSFEMKLKSKSDTAAQQFEKVSLLDNLSLGGSYNLMADSLNLSNITINANARIGRNLNLNFNMNLDPYTYVANPNVVGNQVGTKVNKYAITSGQGLANLQSLGFTLGTSFSPKGSSSNNNTANPATTDPNDPNAAAKQQAKEFIAQNPELYVDFNIPWNVSLNYNFGLTKPGLSKAQIIQAVQATGDLSLSKNLKVTLSSGFDFVAFQPTITQLSLTRDLHCWDMSFSWTPFAGSAARASNYSFTLKVKSAILQDLKVTRRRSFYDRSAY, from the coding sequence GTGCAAAAGCAAGCAGGTGCGGATACTTCCCGCGCAGGCCAGCCCGGCGCGTCCGTTCCGAGAGGTGCGGTAAATGCGGATAGTACGCTCGCTAACAATGGATTATCTGCCGATTCCACAGCCGCCGACACGCTCAGAAATCCCGACGACCTCGAAAACACCGTAGAATATACCGCCGAAGATTCCACCATTATGGACGCTGTTTTAAAGCAGGTCCATTTATATGGCAATGCGGAAGTGAACTACGGGACCATTAATCTCAAAGCGAATTACATCCGTCTCAACTGGGTCACCAATGAGGTGTACGCCGTCGGAACTTATGATTCAACGGCCAAGAAAATGGCCGGCGAACCGATTTTTCAGGACGGGCCCGAAACGTACAACACCAAGGAAATCCGCTATAATTTCAAGTCCAAAAAAGCGCTTATCCAGGGCATCGTGACCCAGGAAGGGGATGGTAACATCCGGGGCGAGAAAGTGAAGAAGGATACGGAAGGCAATTTCTATATCCGGCATTCGATTTATACCACCTGTAACCTCACACACCCGCACTACTTCATCAATGCGCCCAAGATCAAGATGGTGAACAAAAAGCAGGTGATTTCCGGTCCTTTTAACCTGGTGATCAGCGATGTGCCGTTGCCGATCGCGTTGCCCTTCGGTTTTTTTCCATTCCCCAAAAAGAAGGAAAACGGCACCAGTGGCGTCATTTTCCCGACTTACGGCGAGGAGCCCAACGGGCGTGGTTTCTACCTCCGCGACGGCGGCTACTACTTCGCGATCAACGAGTATGTCAATGCGATTCTCACAGGCCAGATCTATTCCAACGGAAGCTGGGGGCTCGGGTTGCAATCTACCTATATCAAGCGCTACCAATACTCGGGCAATATTTCGCTGCGGTTCAACAAAAACAAATCCAGCGACGAACTTCAGAGAACGCTCGGACGCGGAGGGACCAACGATTTCAGCATTGTGTGGTCGCATGCACCGAAGCCGAGGGGTAACTCGCAGTTTTCGGCGAATGTGAATGTGAGCAGCAATACTTACAACCAGCAGCAGGCATTCGACGTAAACAGGTATACATCCAACGTCGCGAGCTCCTCCGTGCAATACAACCGCACATTCGGGCAGTATATGCGGGCGGCGGCCTCGTTGCGTGTGAACCAGAACTTCGGGCAGATCAACCCGCAGTCCGGGCTGCGCGAGGGCGGTAAAACAAACGTATCGTCCGATTTCAGTTTCGGCGTGAACCAGATTGCCCCTTTTGCGTTGAAAGGCGGTCGCGGACGTTGGTATGAGAGCTTCCGTCTGGGCTTGGATTTCAATGGAAACTATGCCCTGGCCAATGCATTGACGGCCGTGGACACTTCCTATAACAGCCTGGGCTTTGTGATCACCGACGCCAAGATTGACACCACGCGCCTCAACAAGACCAAAGTGGTGGCATTCAACCTGAATAACCTGCCGGAAATGCTCAAAGACGCGCAGTTTACCGGACGGTACAGCCTGCCGATCTCATTGCCGAACTTCAAAGTGCTGCGTTTTGTGAACATTACACCCAGCATGTCACTATCCGGCGAGGTGTTTACGAAACAATACCGTTACACCCAAACCGGGCGCGATTCGATCAAGATTGACACGTTGCGGAAAGTCGGGACGGAATATTCCTATAACTTCGGCGCGGGGATGAACACCCGTTTTTACGGCACGTTCTTCTTCGGCGGAAAGCGGCTCGAAGCGATCCGCCACACGGTGATCCCGTCGGTTTCATTTACCTACACACCCGATTTCACGGGCGAGGCATTCGGGTTTTACGAGAGAATCCAGGTGGTGGATAAGAAAGGCAATGTACGTGACCTCTCGCTTTCCAAATTCCGCGGTGTGGGCTCGGGGATAGGCAATGGACGGGCATCGAGCGTCATTTCATTCAGTTTGAACAACTCTTTTGAAATGAAGCTTAAAAGCAAGAGCGATACTGCCGCGCAGCAGTTCGAAAAGGTGTCGCTGCTCGATAACCTGAGTTTAGGGGGAAGTTACAACCTCATGGCCGACTCGCTCAATTTGTCGAACATTACCATTAATGCCAATGCGCGCATCGGGCGGAACCTGAACCTGAACTTCAACATGAACCTCGATCCTTACACCTACGTAGCGAACCCGAATGTGGTGGGCAACCAGGTGGGGACTAAGGTCAATAAGTACGCGATCACGTCGGGGCAGGGGCTTGCCAATTTGCAAAGCCTGGGCTTCACGCTGGGAACCAGCTTCTCACCCAAAGGCAGTTCGTCCAACAACAATACCGCCAACCCCGCCACCACAGATCCCAACGACCCGAATGCGGCCGCGAAGCAGCAGGCGAAGGAGTTTATCGCACAAAATCCGGAGTTGTATGTGGATTTCAATATTCCCTGGAACGTGTCGTTGAACTACAACTTCGGGCTCACGAAGCCGGGCTTGTCGAAAGCGCAGATCATCCAGGCCGTGCAGGCTACGGGCGACCTGAGTTTGTCCAAAAACCTCAAAGTGACGCTCAGCAGCGGTTTCGACTTCGTGGCGTTCCAGCCCACAATCACCCAATTGTCGCTCACGCGCGACCTGCATTGCTGGGACATGAGTTTCAGCTGGACACCGTTTGCAGGCAGCGCCGCCCGCGCGAGCAATTACAGCTTCACGCTCAAAGTGAAATCGGCTATCCTGCAAGACCTGAAAGTGACCCGCCGCCGCTCGTTCTACGACAGATCCGCCTATTAA
- a CDS encoding DegT/DnrJ/EryC1/StrS family aminotransferase, protein MEYKIYLSPPHMSGREQQYVREAFDSNWIAPVGPNINVFEEELCAYTGSKHALALASGTAALHLALLALGIGLSDVVLCQSLTFVATANPIVYVGATPVFIDSEPVTWNMCPNALEDAIRHYIRIGKRPKAIIVVHLYGMPAMLDEILYLCKKHDIPLIEDAAEALGAEYGGSKVGTFGTIGIFSFNGNKIITTSGGGAMVSISPEYLERARFLATQAREPSRHYEHHEVGYNYRMSNVCAGIGRGQLEVIDERVAQRRSNFQFYQHYFEGIAEIGFQTGIAETFSNRWLTALVIEGNRASPADIQTALLAHGIESRPVWKPMHCQKIYETLPRFGGSVSERLFERGMCLPSGSNLGEAGRELVARIVRSCF, encoded by the coding sequence ATGGAATACAAGATTTACCTCTCACCCCCGCACATGAGCGGGCGGGAGCAACAATACGTCCGCGAGGCATTCGACAGCAACTGGATTGCACCCGTGGGCCCGAATATCAATGTGTTCGAGGAGGAGTTATGTGCATATACGGGCAGCAAGCATGCGCTCGCGCTGGCATCCGGCACGGCGGCGCTGCATCTTGCATTGCTGGCGTTGGGGATCGGGCTGAGCGACGTCGTCCTTTGCCAGTCACTCACGTTCGTGGCCACTGCCAATCCGATCGTGTACGTGGGCGCGACGCCCGTTTTTATCGATAGCGAGCCGGTGACCTGGAATATGTGCCCCAATGCACTGGAAGATGCCATCCGGCATTACATCCGGATCGGGAAAAGGCCTAAGGCCATCATCGTCGTGCATTTATATGGAATGCCTGCTATGCTGGATGAAATTCTGTATTTGTGCAAAAAGCATGACATTCCGCTAATCGAGGACGCGGCCGAAGCGCTGGGTGCGGAATATGGCGGCAGCAAGGTCGGTACTTTCGGTACGATCGGGATATTTTCCTTCAATGGAAACAAAATAATCACGACGTCCGGCGGCGGTGCGATGGTTTCCATTTCCCCTGAATACCTGGAAAGAGCCCGGTTCCTGGCCACGCAGGCGCGGGAGCCGTCACGGCATTACGAGCATCATGAAGTAGGATACAATTATAGGATGAGCAATGTGTGCGCCGGAATAGGGCGTGGGCAATTGGAGGTGATCGATGAAAGAGTTGCGCAGCGCCGGTCAAACTTTCAGTTTTATCAACATTATTTCGAAGGTATTGCTGAAATCGGCTTTCAAACGGGCATTGCCGAGACTTTTTCCAACCGCTGGCTGACGGCGCTCGTCATTGAGGGCAACCGTGCCAGTCCTGCCGACATTCAAACTGCGTTGCTGGCGCATGGCATCGAATCGCGTCCGGTGTGGAAACCAATGCATTGCCAGAAAATATACGAAACGCTACCCCGGTTTGGAGGTAGCGTTTCGGAAAGATTGTTCGAGCGGGGAATGTGCCTGCCGTCCGGTTCAAATCTCGGTGAAGCCGGGCGGGAGCTGGTAGCCCGCATCGTCAGAAGTTGTTTTTGA
- a CDS encoding acetyltransferase yields the protein MLIFGAGGHAKVVWSILSACGTPVNGLFDDHWQYVDLHSLQLPRAYDHAWRSEDELIIAIGDNSIRRRIAERVSHSFGKAIHPTAIVDATVLIGPGGVVVQRAVIQADCRLGEHVIVNTGAIVDHECVLGDFVHIGPGATLCGGVHVGAGTLAGAGCVVAPGVNVGKGCVIGAGAVVIRDLPDFAKLAGNPAKVIS from the coding sequence ATGCTGATATTCGGAGCGGGAGGCCACGCGAAAGTGGTATGGAGCATTCTGTCCGCATGCGGAACGCCGGTTAATGGCTTATTTGATGACCATTGGCAATACGTCGATTTGCATTCTCTGCAACTTCCGCGTGCTTACGACCACGCTTGGCGGTCGGAAGATGAGCTGATCATCGCGATCGGGGACAACAGCATTCGTCGGCGCATTGCGGAGCGGGTAAGTCATTCGTTTGGCAAAGCCATTCACCCTACTGCCATTGTGGATGCGACGGTTCTCATTGGACCTGGCGGCGTGGTGGTGCAACGGGCCGTTATCCAGGCGGATTGCCGTTTGGGCGAGCATGTGATCGTGAATACCGGGGCCATTGTGGATCATGAATGTGTTTTGGGTGACTTCGTGCACATTGGCCCGGGCGCAACGTTATGCGGCGGCGTGCATGTAGGCGCAGGCACGCTCGCAGGCGCCGGATGCGTGGTAGCGCCGGGCGTGAATGTCGGGAAGGGCTGCGTGATCGGGGCGGGCGCGGTGGTGATCCGCGATTTGCCCGATTTTGCAAAACTGGCGGGCAATCCCGCGAAAGTAATCTCTTGA
- a CDS encoding FKBP-type peptidyl-prolyl cis-trans isomerase, whose amino-acid sequence MKRINLVWCALMAMVIGLSSCMDDVSSRDEEKIAENETAIQAALKADSLGAKAVRDSSGLYYIIKKSNPAGLKAQIGDAATIKYTGYLLNGTKVISSTVDNKTEFSFPAGGYVYWGGIEIGIFKMRTGETATFYLPFYLASGAVDRVNIPAYSPIRMEVEFVKTRTEVQQIDDFIAKKGFTISDRTPDNLVIVRANTVTGDTIGPGKAVNVKYVGKLLDDTKFDERTSSFITGSANTIPGFDRAIRKMRRGEKAIIVFPSSLGYGKNGNNTILPYSPLQFEIEIEK is encoded by the coding sequence ATGAAGCGTATTAATCTGGTGTGGTGTGCACTAATGGCAATGGTAATCGGCCTGTCGTCATGTATGGACGATGTATCGAGCAGGGATGAGGAGAAGATCGCCGAAAACGAAACCGCCATTCAGGCAGCCCTGAAAGCCGACAGCCTGGGCGCAAAAGCCGTGAGGGATTCTTCCGGCCTCTATTATATCATCAAAAAGTCGAACCCGGCTGGCCTGAAAGCTCAGATCGGTGACGCGGCGACGATCAAGTACACCGGCTACCTGCTGAACGGAACGAAGGTGATTTCCTCTACCGTCGATAATAAAACGGAGTTCTCGTTCCCGGCTGGCGGTTATGTGTATTGGGGTGGTATCGAAATCGGTATTTTCAAGATGCGGACGGGCGAAACTGCTACGTTTTACCTTCCGTTCTACCTCGCTTCGGGCGCTGTGGACCGCGTCAATATCCCGGCCTATTCGCCGATCCGCATGGAAGTGGAGTTTGTTAAAACACGTACGGAGGTTCAGCAAATCGATGATTTTATAGCTAAAAAGGGCTTCACTATTTCCGACAGAACGCCGGATAACCTCGTGATTGTCCGTGCCAACACCGTAACTGGCGATACAATTGGGCCAGGTAAAGCGGTGAATGTGAAATATGTAGGCAAGTTGCTCGACGACACCAAGTTCGACGAGCGCACCAGCAGCTTCATCACCGGCAGCGCCAATACCATCCCCGGCTTCGACCGTGCGATCCGCAAAATGCGGAGAGGCGAAAAAGCGATTATCGTTTTCCCTTCTTCACTTGGCTACGGCAAAAACGGCAACAACACGATCCTGCCTTATTCTCCGCTTCAATTCGAAATCGAGATTGAAAAGTAA